In Deinococcus aquaedulcis, one DNA window encodes the following:
- a CDS encoding NAD-dependent malic enzyme: MPKSPPVSRYYDVKRDPDGQRYIEVQVTGLALLQNPLLNKTTAFTRQERRALELEGLIPPHTSTFAEQKERTYLRYLKCSSDLEKHEYLRALQDRNEVLFYAILEDHLEEMLPIIYTPTVGEAVRNYSSNYRYPRGFTVSTEDIDHVEDMLENVTVNDVRMIVATDSSAILGIGDQGFGGMAISIGKLSLYTAAGGVGPDKTLPVELDVGTNRQDLIDDPLYLGVHHPRLTGAAYDEFLDAFVEAVSQRYPKAIIQWEDFSRGTAFRVLERYRRVIPSFNDDIQGTGAMALAGLLGAARIKGERLADQVFVVVGAGAAGIGVAMAIRQGLQAQGLSFEEAGARVYVVDRHGLLMHGQPDLEPQQLSFVRSREEVAHWHFEGEYPSMHDVIVNAQATALLGFTGVPGLFKQESIQAMLAHTPRPIVFPLSNPSSHVEARPADLIHWTEGGAIIASGSPFPDVEYEGQRYPVGQGNNAFIFPGLGFGAVASRAREITDNMVMEAARTLAEFTERYGERVYPPIADLRELSIRVAVNVALQAIRDGVCAERRIRNMTPEELEAVIRDRAWQPRYLPLRRA; this comes from the coding sequence ATGCCGAAGTCTCCGCCCGTTTCCCGGTATTACGACGTCAAACGCGACCCTGACGGCCAGCGTTACATCGAGGTTCAGGTCACGGGGCTGGCCCTGCTGCAAAATCCGCTGCTGAACAAGACCACGGCCTTTACCCGCCAGGAGCGCCGGGCGCTGGAACTCGAGGGGCTGATTCCGCCCCACACCAGCACCTTTGCCGAGCAGAAGGAACGCACCTACCTGCGCTATCTCAAGTGCAGCTCGGACCTGGAAAAACACGAGTACCTGCGCGCGCTGCAGGACCGCAACGAGGTGCTGTTCTACGCGATTCTGGAAGACCACCTCGAAGAGATGCTGCCCATCATCTACACCCCCACGGTGGGCGAGGCGGTGCGCAACTATTCCAGCAACTACCGGTACCCGCGCGGCTTCACGGTCAGCACCGAGGACATTGACCATGTGGAGGACATGCTGGAAAACGTGACGGTCAACGACGTGCGCATGATCGTGGCGACCGATTCCAGCGCGATCCTGGGCATTGGCGACCAGGGCTTTGGCGGCATGGCGATCAGCATTGGCAAGCTCTCGCTGTACACGGCGGCGGGCGGCGTGGGCCCGGACAAGACCCTGCCCGTGGAGCTGGATGTGGGCACCAACCGCCAGGACCTGATTGACGATCCCCTCTACTTGGGCGTGCACCACCCCCGCCTGACGGGTGCGGCCTACGATGAGTTTCTGGACGCCTTTGTGGAGGCCGTGTCGCAGCGTTACCCCAAGGCGATTATCCAGTGGGAGGATTTCAGCCGGGGCACCGCCTTCCGGGTGCTGGAGCGCTACCGGCGCGTCATTCCGTCCTTTAACGACGACATTCAGGGCACCGGGGCCATGGCGCTGGCCGGGCTGCTGGGGGCGGCGCGCATCAAGGGCGAGCGCCTCGCGGATCAGGTGTTCGTGGTGGTGGGCGCGGGCGCGGCCGGCATTGGCGTGGCCATGGCCATTCGCCAGGGGCTGCAGGCCCAGGGCCTGAGTTTCGAGGAAGCGGGGGCGCGCGTGTACGTGGTGGACCGCCACGGCCTGCTGATGCACGGCCAGCCGGACCTGGAACCCCAGCAGCTGAGCTTTGTGCGCAGCCGCGAGGAGGTGGCGCACTGGCACTTTGAGGGCGAGTACCCGTCCATGCACGACGTGATCGTGAACGCCCAGGCCACCGCCCTGCTGGGCTTTACCGGCGTGCCGGGCCTGTTCAAGCAGGAGAGCATTCAGGCGATGCTGGCGCACACGCCCCGGCCCATCGTCTTTCCCCTCAGCAACCCCAGCAGCCATGTGGAAGCCCGCCCCGCCGACCTGATTCACTGGACAGAGGGCGGCGCCATCATCGCCTCGGGCAGCCCCTTCCCCGATGTGGAGTACGAGGGCCAGCGCTACCCGGTGGGCCAGGGCAACAACGCCTTTATCTTCCCAGGGCTGGGCTTTGGGGCCGTGGCCAGCCGCGCGCGCGAGATCACCGACAACATGGTGATGGAAGCCGCGCGCACCCTGGCCGAGTTCACCGAGCGCTACGGCGAGCGCGTGTATCCGCCCATTGCCGACCTGCGCGAACTGAGCATTCGCGTGGCCGTGAACGTGGCCCTGCAGGCCATCCGCGACGGCGTGTGCGCCGAGCGCCGCATCCGGAACATGACCCCGGAAGAGTTAGAGGCCGTGATCCGTGACCGGGCGTGGCAGCCGCGTTACCTGCCGCTGAGAAGGGCGTAA
- a CDS encoding M15 family metallopeptidase, with amino-acid sequence MLRVGLWLALLLASPASALTTQERAQVAALIRAYPAFLSRVEGDTLIWRDGTRMPLTHSRAATYVDLLNAPGLLDQLATRYPACAPLRPPAWNVDPGRVRFEPFFRKMYGASAAEVAGHLTDVNWFGQRLRVTQVNGAARSLAAVAAELAGRPQVRPFVTPSAGTFNWRTIAGTPRLSVHAFGAAIDLNVERSAYWAWGGYREGQRGIPYRNAFPLALVQVFERHGWIWGGRWYHHDTMHFEYRPELTGPEACAAASKG; translated from the coding sequence GTGCTAAGGGTTGGGCTCTGGCTGGCCCTGCTGCTGGCCTCCCCGGCGTCTGCCCTGACCACGCAGGAACGGGCGCAGGTCGCGGCCCTGATTCGGGCGTACCCCGCGTTTCTCAGCCGGGTGGAAGGCGACACGCTGATCTGGCGGGACGGCACCCGCATGCCCCTGACCCACAGCCGCGCGGCCACCTACGTGGACCTGTTGAACGCACCGGGTCTGCTGGACCAGTTGGCCACCCGCTACCCGGCCTGTGCCCCGCTGCGGCCCCCGGCGTGGAACGTGGACCCCGGGCGCGTGCGCTTTGAACCGTTCTTCCGCAAGATGTACGGCGCCTCGGCCGCCGAGGTGGCCGGCCACCTGACCGACGTGAACTGGTTCGGCCAGCGACTGCGCGTGACGCAGGTGAACGGCGCAGCCCGCAGCCTCGCCGCCGTGGCGGCCGAACTGGCCGGGCGGCCCCAGGTCCGGCCCTTCGTGACCCCCAGTGCGGGCACCTTCAACTGGCGCACGATTGCTGGCACGCCCCGCCTGAGCGTGCACGCCTTCGGCGCGGCCATAGACCTGAACGTGGAGCGCTCGGCGTACTGGGCCTGGGGCGGCTACCGCGAGGGCCAGCGCGGCATTCCCTACCGCAACGCCTTTCCCCTGGCGCTGGTGCAGGTCTTCGAGCGCCACGGCTGGATCTGGGGTGGCCGCTGGTACCACCACGACACCATGCACTTCGAATACCGCCCCGAATTGACTGGACCCGAAGCCTGTGCAGCAGCGTCCAAGGGTTAG
- the dnaX gene encoding DNA polymerase III subunit gamma/tau — protein MSAIYQRARPVRWEDVVGQEHVKDVLRAALSQGRVGHAYLFSGPRGVGKTTTARLIAMTANCTGPLPKPCGECDSCLAVRAGSHPDVLEIDAASNNSVDDVRDLREKVALAAMRGGKKIYILDEAHMMSRAAFNALLKTLEEPPSHVIFILATTEPEKIIPTILSRCQHYRFRRLTPEEIAGKLSGLVQREGVSAEPAALALIGRLADGAMRDGESLLERMLAAGNAITRTAVEEALGLPPGERVRSIAAALVSGDAGAALQGAGALYRDGFAARTVVEGLVSALGAALHAELGLGGERLEGADVPRLLRLQAALDEQEARFARAADGQSLELALTHALLAADGGGQGASVGAGGSAAVPAELTQRLGRLEKELASLKAAGVRVAPSAPEAPAPRAPAAGPVPARAAVQAAAEEVGVPLPPQQGNWADVLRQASMQLKAYLKPARMHAEPGYVSLSYDEKNKFHAKQLAGKFDEVGALVLRVFGPVTFELVAPEGGRRVKLGGNPDGGGAPPLPSAPTSPSPAPATRTPAPTPDIAPFDPGRSAPPRRATRGPEFESVEPAPAPAAAPRPAPQAASTPPPRPASVATLPPPLPERRVPPASPDDVAPAPLPVADLPWDDAHAAQPPAPPADAQGGDRVPPPAAAREPYMVEAITEEPDWDAFGAPVDDPGPPLDDAPFAEYSVSRPPPRPAPAPAPTPAAPTPPGRPGDIRAHPMYEDIRNRFSGRVREIGKNRNTPAAASASEDSDDEE, from the coding sequence ATGAGCGCCATCTATCAGCGGGCCCGGCCGGTGCGCTGGGAAGACGTGGTGGGTCAGGAACACGTCAAGGACGTGCTGCGCGCCGCGCTGTCGCAGGGGCGGGTGGGGCACGCCTACCTGTTCAGTGGCCCGCGCGGCGTGGGCAAAACGACCACCGCGCGCCTGATCGCCATGACCGCCAACTGCACCGGCCCGCTGCCGAAGCCCTGCGGCGAGTGCGACAGCTGCCTCGCGGTGCGCGCGGGCTCGCACCCCGACGTGCTGGAAATTGACGCCGCCAGCAACAACTCGGTAGACGACGTGCGCGACCTGCGCGAAAAGGTCGCCCTGGCGGCCATGCGCGGCGGCAAGAAGATCTACATTCTGGACGAGGCACACATGATGAGCCGCGCGGCCTTCAACGCGCTGCTGAAAACGCTGGAAGAGCCGCCCAGCCACGTCATTTTCATTCTGGCCACCACCGAGCCGGAAAAGATCATTCCCACCATTCTGTCGCGCTGCCAGCACTACCGTTTTCGCCGCCTGACGCCCGAGGAAATTGCGGGCAAGTTGAGTGGGCTGGTGCAGCGCGAGGGCGTGAGCGCCGAGCCGGCCGCCCTGGCCCTGATTGGCCGCCTCGCCGACGGCGCCATGCGCGACGGCGAGAGCCTGCTGGAACGCATGCTGGCAGCCGGCAACGCCATTACCCGCACGGCGGTCGAAGAAGCCCTGGGCCTGCCCCCCGGCGAGCGCGTGCGCAGCATTGCGGCGGCCCTGGTGAGCGGCGACGCGGGCGCGGCTCTGCAGGGCGCCGGGGCCCTGTACCGCGACGGCTTCGCGGCCCGCACAGTGGTCGAGGGGCTGGTGTCGGCCCTGGGCGCGGCCCTGCACGCCGAACTGGGCCTGGGCGGCGAACGCCTGGAAGGCGCCGATGTGCCCCGGCTGCTGCGCCTGCAAGCGGCCCTGGACGAGCAGGAGGCCCGCTTTGCCCGCGCGGCCGACGGCCAGAGCCTGGAACTGGCCTTGACCCACGCCCTGCTGGCGGCCGATGGTGGCGGCCAGGGGGCGAGCGTGGGTGCCGGCGGGAGCGCCGCCGTGCCCGCTGAACTGACCCAGCGCCTGGGCCGCCTGGAAAAAGAACTGGCCAGCCTGAAGGCAGCGGGGGTTCGCGTGGCCCCCAGCGCGCCCGAGGCCCCGGCCCCCCGCGCCCCCGCCGCTGGCCCTGTACCGGCACGCGCCGCTGTGCAGGCTGCCGCCGAAGAAGTGGGCGTGCCCCTACCGCCCCAGCAGGGTAACTGGGCCGATGTGCTGCGGCAGGCCAGCATGCAGCTCAAGGCCTACCTGAAACCGGCCCGCATGCACGCCGAACCCGGCTACGTCAGCCTGAGTTACGACGAGAAGAACAAGTTCCACGCCAAGCAGCTGGCGGGCAAGTTCGACGAAGTGGGCGCGCTGGTGCTGCGGGTGTTCGGCCCGGTGACCTTTGAACTGGTGGCCCCGGAGGGCGGACGGCGGGTGAAGCTGGGGGGAAACCCTGATGGGGGCGGGGCGCCCCCTCTTCCCAGCGCCCCCACGAGCCCCAGCCCAGCGCCCGCCACGCGAACGCCGGCCCCCACGCCGGACATTGCCCCCTTCGACCCGGGCCGCAGCGCCCCCCCACGCCGCGCCACCCGTGGCCCGGAGTTTGAATCGGTAGAGCCGGCCCCGGCACCGGCCGCCGCCCCCCGCCCCGCCCCTCAGGCGGCCAGCACGCCGCCGCCCCGCCCGGCCAGCGTGGCGACCCTGCCCCCACCCCTGCCGGAACGCCGGGTGCCCCCCGCCAGCCCCGACGACGTGGCCCCCGCGCCGCTGCCCGTGGCGGACCTGCCCTGGGACGACGCCCACGCCGCGCAGCCCCCGGCGCCCCCCGCCGATGCCCAGGGCGGTGACCGGGTGCCGCCTCCAGCGGCAGCCCGCGAGCCCTACATGGTGGAAGCCATCACCGAGGAGCCCGACTGGGACGCTTTCGGGGCCCCTGTCGACGACCCTGGGCCCCCGCTGGACGACGCGCCCTTTGCTGAATACAGCGTGTCGCGCCCGCCGCCCCGGCCCGCCCCAGCCCCGGCGCCCACCCCCGCCGCGCCGACGCCCCCGGGCCGTCCCGGCGACATCCGCGCGCATCCCATGTACGAGGACATTCGCAACCGCTTCAGTGGCCGCGTGCGCGAGATTGGCAAAAACCGCAACACGCCCGCCGCTGCCAGCGCCAGCGAGGACAGCGACGACGAGGAATAA
- a CDS encoding glycoside hydrolase family 10 protein, which translates to MALSLLRRAVFVSLVLGGAAAQAPATPPAPVPPAAAPGATLPGAALRGLWVDAFGPGLHTPAQVKQTVEDAARLGVNTLFVQAIRRADCLCLNASVPSVSDPELAPGFDPLAAVTAQAHARGMKVIAWVSVTGAANTAKPNTRAAHVFRTHGPAAGAASWLSRRPDGSWQEGRDAWLDPAIPGAADYMAQAVLSLVRRYPVDGVQLDRIRYPDGGAWGYDPKTLARYRAETGRPGTPAPSDPAWQAWKRQQVSHLVRRIALEAKALNPELWVSAATITYQTPPADLAAFQTTRTYTDVLQDWPGWMRAGWLDLNVLMNYKRDPLPEQAGWYDGWNAFARRVALRVDGAPVAVASGTAMYLNSPAVTAAQATRALKAGLGWVGYSYRTPTLDVYGERQSAAQGLQAVRQVLRAPGGALAAPAPWTEAAPVARGLLGRVTGLARPGGQRVQAWQGGTLVAEADTDGNGHYGFAALPPGPTEVRVGGQRWTETVPAKGVVRLPDLLLRDVKAVPAAPVPALPPARP; encoded by the coding sequence ATGGCTCTTTCCCTGCTGCGCCGCGCCGTCTTCGTGTCTCTCGTGCTGGGGGGGGCGGCGGCACAGGCCCCGGCCACGCCCCCGGCGCCTGTGCCGCCCGCTGCGGCGCCCGGGGCCACCCTCCCCGGCGCGGCGCTGCGCGGCCTGTGGGTGGACGCCTTTGGGCCAGGGCTGCACACCCCGGCCCAGGTGAAACAGACCGTGGAGGACGCCGCGCGCCTGGGTGTGAACACGCTGTTCGTGCAGGCCATCCGCCGCGCCGACTGCCTGTGTCTGAACGCCAGCGTGCCCTCGGTCTCCGACCCGGAACTGGCGCCCGGATTCGACCCGCTGGCCGCCGTGACGGCCCAGGCGCACGCGCGGGGCATGAAGGTGATTGCCTGGGTGAGCGTAACGGGCGCGGCCAACACGGCCAAGCCCAATACCCGCGCCGCGCACGTGTTCCGCACCCACGGCCCGGCGGCGGGCGCAGCCTCGTGGCTTTCGCGCCGCCCGGACGGCAGCTGGCAGGAAGGCCGCGACGCGTGGCTGGACCCCGCCATCCCGGGCGCCGCCGACTACATGGCCCAGGCCGTGCTCAGTCTGGTGCGCCGTTACCCGGTGGACGGCGTGCAACTGGACCGCATCCGCTACCCCGACGGCGGCGCCTGGGGCTACGACCCCAAGACGCTGGCGCGCTACCGCGCCGAAACCGGCCGCCCCGGCACACCGGCCCCCAGCGACCCGGCGTGGCAGGCCTGGAAACGCCAGCAGGTGTCTCATTTGGTGCGGCGCATCGCCCTGGAAGCCAAGGCCCTGAACCCGGAACTCTGGGTCAGCGCGGCCACCATCACCTACCAGACACCGCCGGCCGACCTCGCCGCGTTCCAGACCACGCGCACCTACACCGACGTGCTGCAGGACTGGCCCGGCTGGATGCGCGCCGGGTGGCTGGACCTGAACGTGCTGATGAACTACAAGCGCGACCCCCTGCCCGAGCAGGCCGGCTGGTATGACGGCTGGAACGCCTTTGCGCGCCGGGTGGCGCTGCGGGTGGACGGCGCCCCCGTGGCGGTGGCCTCGGGGACCGCGATGTACCTGAATTCGCCCGCCGTCACGGCCGCGCAGGCCACGCGCGCCCTGAAAGCCGGGCTAGGCTGGGTGGGTTACTCGTACCGCACGCCCACGCTGGATGTGTATGGCGAGCGCCAGAGCGCCGCCCAGGGCCTGCAGGCGGTGCGCCAGGTGCTGCGCGCCCCGGGCGGCGCCCTGGCCGCCCCCGCGCCCTGGACCGAAGCCGCCCCGGTGGCCCGGGGGCTGCTGGGCCGCGTGACGGGCCTCGCCAGGCCCGGCGGCCAGCGCGTGCAGGCGTGGCAGGGCGGCACGCTGGTCGCCGAGGCCGACACCGACGGCAACGGCCACTACGGCTTTGCAGCCCTGCCCCCCGGCCCCACCGAGGTGCGCGTGGGCGGCCAGCGCTGGACTGAAACGGTGCCCGCCAAAGGGGTGGTGCGCCTGCCGGACCTGCTGCTGCGCGACGTGAAGGCGGTGCCGGCAGCGCCGGTCCCGGCTCTTCCTCCCGCACGGCCCTAG